GCGCGGTCTTGCAGCAGCGCCAGCCCGGCGCGGGATTTCGAGCAGCGCGGATTGTGCCAGTAGTCGATCATGTCCAGTCTCCGGTTCCGGTGCCGACCGCGTCGGCGACCGTTTCAAAACCGTCACGGGTCAGCAGGGTTTCCAGCCCGGTCGCAATGCGGGCCGCCAGCGAGACCCCGTGATAGACCATCGCGGTGTAAAGCTGCAGTGCCGATGCCCCGGCCCGGATCTTGGCATAGGCCTGGTCGGCCGACCCGATGCCACCCACGCCGACCAGCGGCACCCGGCCTTCGGTCAACCGATGGAGCCGGGCCAGCACGCGGGTCGATTTCGCGAACAGCGGCGCCCCCGACAGGCCGCCGGTTTCATCCACGTGGGGGCCGTGTAGCCCGTCGCGGTCCAGCGTGGTATTGGTGGCGATCACCGCGTCGATGCCGCTGTCGAGCGCGATCTCGGCGATATCGGCAAGCTCCGCTTCGTCCAGATCGGGTGCGATTTTCAGGAATATCCGCACCGGGTTCGGCAGCGTGTCGCGCAGTGCGATCACGTCCGCGAGCAGCGCCGACAGCGCCGCCTTGCCCTGCAGGTCGCGCAGTTTCTCGGTATTGGGCGACGACACGTTCACCGTCGCGAAATCGAGATGCGGGCCGCAGCATTCGAGCACGCGGGCGAAATCGGCGGGGCGGTCGGCGCTGTCCTTGTTGGCGCCGAGATTGAGCCCGACGACCGCATCGCGGGGCCGGCCGGCCAGCCGTGCGGCAATCGCCTCCATGCCGTCATTGTTGAAGCCGAACCGGTTTATGGCGGCGCGGTCCGCCGCCAGCCGGAACAGGCGCGGGCGCGGGTTGCCGTCCTGCGGGCGCGGCGTGGCGGCGCCGACCTCGATGAACCCGAACCCGGCGCGGGACAGCGGGGCGATGGCGACCGCGTTCTTGTCGAACCCGGCGGCCAGGCCGACCGGGTTGGGCAGGTCCAGGCCCGCCAGCCGGGTGCGCAGGCGCGGCGACGTGACCGGGCCGGGCGCCGGTGCCAGGCCCAGTTGCAGCGCCCTGAGCGCGAGCCCATGCGCGGTTTCCGGGTCCAGCCGGTGCATCGCCGCCAGTCCGATCCGTTCCGCCAGGCTCATCCGAACATGTCCCCGGTCTCGGCCGGTGCGCAGCGGATCAGGCGCGAGGTTTCGACGGCGGCCTGCCGATGCACCACGGCCTGCCGATAGACCGGATCGGTGACCATTTCGAGAAAGGCATGGGCGGTCGGATAGCGGGCCACGAAGATCTCGTCCCAGGTTTCATCGGCGGGGCCGATCAGCATCGCCTGGAACCCGCCGCGCCAGAGGATGACGGCGCCGAGCCGGGCGATGACCGGTGCGGTTTCGCGGCCGTAATGCGCATAGGCCTGGGCGCCCGTCAGCCCGGCATCGGCCAGCGGGTGATCGGCGGGATAGGCGGCGCGGTCGCGAAACCGCACGAGGTTCAGCATCTCGATGGGCTGGTCGCGGTCGAGCGCCTTGAACGCCTCGAACCGGGCGCGGTCGGGATCGACATGGCGGGTCATGCCATCTCCGGTGGAAAGACATGGGTGCCGTTTTCCAGCGGCAGGGGCCGGGTCCAGACCACGTCGCCCAGCCGCAGGGCCCGGTAGAGATGGGGAAACAGGGCCCCGCCGCGCGACGGTTCCCATTTCAGGGCGTCGCCGCAACGATCGGCATCCACCGCCAGCAGCACCAGCCCGGTCGCGCCGGCGAAATGCCGGGCGGCGGTTTCGGCGGCCTGTGCGGCGGTCGAGAAATGGATGTAGCCATCGGCGAGATCGACCGGCGCCCCGCCGGTTTTGCCCGCCGCCTGCAGCGCCTGCCATTCGTCGGCGCGGAAAATCTTGTAGATCAGCATGGCGCGGTGATGCCGTGGGCGGCGCGGGGAATCAAGCGGCTTTGCCGTGGCGGCCCCGGGTCAGAGGCAAATTGACAGGCGCGGGATTGCATCGCACCATCGCGCCAAAAGCTCACAATGGGAGAAACACCATGCCAACCCGCCTGCTCAGCACCGTCGCCGCGCTGGCCATGACCGCCGGGGCCGCGGCCGCCGACTACACGCTGACGATCCTGCACACCAACGATTTCCATTCCCGGTTCGAGCCGGTCAGCAAATACGACAGCGGGTGCAGCGCCGACGATAATGCCAATGGCGAATGTTTCGGCGGTTCCGCCCGCCTGATCACCGCGATTCGCGAGGCACGGGACCGGGCGGAGAATTCGGTTCTCGTCGATGGCGGCGACCAGTTCCAGGGGTCGCTCTTCTACACCTACTACAAGGGCAAGGTCGCGGCCGAGATGATGAACACGCTCGGCTATGACGCGATGACCGTCGGCAACCATGAATTCGACGATGGGCCCGAAGTGCTGCGCGGTTTCATGGATGCGGTCGAGTTCCCGGTGTTGATGTCGAACGCCGACGTGTCGGGCGAATCGCACCTGGCCGGCGTCCTGATGAAATCGACGGTGATCGAGCGCGGCGGCGAAAAGCTGGGCCTGATCGGCGTCACGCCGCAGGACACGCCCGAGATCGCCGCGCCGGGGCCGAACATCACCTTTACCGATCCGGTGGGGGCGGTGCAGGCCGAGGTCGACAGGCTGACCGGGGAAGGGGTGAACAAGATCATCCTGCTGTCGCATTCCGGCTATGTCGAAGACCAGCGGATCGCGGCCGGCACCACCGGCGTGGACGTGATCGTTGGGGGGCATTCCAACACCTTGCTGTCGAACAGTTCGGACCGGGCGGCCGGACCCTACCCGACCGTGGTGAACGGGGTGCAGATCGTGCAGGCCTATGCCTATGGCCGGTTCCTGGGCGAACTGAATGTCACCTTCGACGATGACGGCAATGTCACCGCGGCCGCCGGCGAGCCGCTGGTGATGGACGCCGCCGTGGCCGAGGACGAAACCGTCAAGGCGCGGGTCACCGAGCTTGCCGGTCCGCTGGACGAGATCCGCAACAAGGTGGTGGCGGAAAGCGGCGCGGCGATCGAAGGCGACCGGTCGGTGTGCCGGGTGCAGGAATGCGAGATGGGCAACCTGGTCGCGGATGCGATGCTGGACCGGGTGGCCGGGCAGGGGGTGACCATCGCGATTGCCAATTCGGGCGGGCTGCGCGCCAGCATCGACGCGGGCGAGGTGACGATGGGCGAGGTGCTGGCGGTGCTGCCGTTCCAGAACACCCTGTCCACCTTCGAGATCACCGGCCAGGTCGTGATCGACGCGCTGGAAAACGGGGTCAGCCAGGTTGAAGAAGTCAAGGGCCGGTTCCCGCAGGTTGCCGGGCTGAAATTTGTCTGGGATCCCTCGGTGGCGCCGAACGAAGGCCGCGTGCAGGAGGTCCTGGTGGCCGGTCCGGACGGATACGCGCCGATTGATCCGGCGGCGACCTACAAGGTGGTCACCAACAACTTTGTCCGCAATGGCGGGGACGGTTTCAGCATGTTCTCGGGCGACGACAAGAACGCCTATGATTTCGGCCCTGATGTGGCCGATGTGACGGCGGAATACCTGTCGGCGAACGCGCCCTATCAGCCCTATCTGGACGAGCGGATCACGCGCAAGTGACGGTCAGCGGATCTCGGGCCAGAGTTCGGGATCCAGCCCTGCGATGAAGGGCGCCAGCATGTCCGCGTGCTGGCGCCATTTTCCCACCGACCGGGCGTGGACCGGCTGGCGCAGCTGGGTCGCGCTGGCGGTCAGGACCGCGCCGTCCCCCTGTTCCGGATGTGCCATCTGCGGTGTCCATTCCAGCCCGCAATGCCGCGCCATGGCCTGGCTGGCGGCTTGCGGGTCGGTGACCAGAACCTCGTAGCGCAGGTCGAGAATGTCGCCGGGAAAGACGCGGTGCCAGTGGCGCATGGCTTCGGCGAACAGGTTGAAACGGTCTGCCATGGCGGCGAGATCATAGGTATAGGCCAGCGCCGTCCCGTCGAAGATCTCGCGCCACATGGACAGCGCCACGTCGCGCGGATCGCGGCGCAAGCAGATGAAGCGGGCTGCCGGGCAGGCGGTGCGCAGGAACCCCACCAGCCGGTAGTTTTCGGGCATCTTGTCGGTGTAGTGACCCGCGCCGCCGGTACCGGGCAGCGCCGCGCGATCGGCACGGGCAAAGGCGGCCGCCGC
This is a stretch of genomic DNA from Pukyongiella litopenaei. It encodes these proteins:
- a CDS encoding DUF952 domain-containing protein gives rise to the protein MLIYKIFRADEWQALQAAGKTGGAPVDLADGYIHFSTAAQAAETAARHFAGATGLVLLAVDADRCGDALKWEPSRGGALFPHLYRALRLGDVVWTRPLPLENGTHVFPPEMA
- a CDS encoding DUF1330 domain-containing protein, with product MTRHVDPDRARFEAFKALDRDQPIEMLNLVRFRDRAAYPADHPLADAGLTGAQAYAHYGRETAPVIARLGAVILWRGGFQAMLIGPADETWDEIFVARYPTAHAFLEMVTDPVYRQAVVHRQAAVETSRLIRCAPAETGDMFG
- a CDS encoding quinone-dependent dihydroorotate dehydrogenase, whose protein sequence is MSLAERIGLAAMHRLDPETAHGLALRALQLGLAPAPGPVTSPRLRTRLAGLDLPNPVGLAAGFDKNAVAIAPLSRAGFGFIEVGAATPRPQDGNPRPRLFRLAADRAAINRFGFNNDGMEAIAARLAGRPRDAVVGLNLGANKDSADRPADFARVLECCGPHLDFATVNVSSPNTEKLRDLQGKAALSALLADVIALRDTLPNPVRIFLKIAPDLDEAELADIAEIALDSGIDAVIATNTTLDRDGLHGPHVDETGGLSGAPLFAKSTRVLARLHRLTEGRVPLVGVGGIGSADQAYAKIRAGASALQLYTAMVYHGVSLAARIATGLETLLTRDGFETVADAVGTGTGDWT
- a CDS encoding bifunctional metallophosphatase/5'-nucleotidase, coding for MPTRLLSTVAALAMTAGAAAADYTLTILHTNDFHSRFEPVSKYDSGCSADDNANGECFGGSARLITAIREARDRAENSVLVDGGDQFQGSLFYTYYKGKVAAEMMNTLGYDAMTVGNHEFDDGPEVLRGFMDAVEFPVLMSNADVSGESHLAGVLMKSTVIERGGEKLGLIGVTPQDTPEIAAPGPNITFTDPVGAVQAEVDRLTGEGVNKIILLSHSGYVEDQRIAAGTTGVDVIVGGHSNTLLSNSSDRAAGPYPTVVNGVQIVQAYAYGRFLGELNVTFDDDGNVTAAAGEPLVMDAAVAEDETVKARVTELAGPLDEIRNKVVAESGAAIEGDRSVCRVQECEMGNLVADAMLDRVAGQGVTIAIANSGGLRASIDAGEVTMGEVLAVLPFQNTLSTFEITGQVVIDALENGVSQVEEVKGRFPQVAGLKFVWDPSVAPNEGRVQEVLVAGPDGYAPIDPAATYKVVTNNFVRNGGDGFSMFSGDDKNAYDFGPDVADVTAEYLSANAPYQPYLDERITRK